A genomic stretch from Desulfotignum balticum DSM 7044 includes:
- the rsmD gene encoding 16S rRNA (guanine(966)-N(2))-methyltransferase RsmD: protein MRIISGICRGRKLTPLKGPDIRPTSDRIKETLFNILGPKVRHAQVLDLFAGTGALGLEALSRGAAHTVFVDRSETACDIIRQNINRCGFPAQATVVRQDLFSPGTHAAIVCRQFDLIFLDPPYDNGYVLKTLEQKNPASFLSENGIIVAEHAAHEMLPSSLNGLDIFRQKKYSRTTISFLTRTQDIA from the coding sequence ATGAGAATTATCAGCGGCATCTGCCGAGGCAGAAAACTCACCCCCCTCAAAGGCCCGGATATCCGTCCCACATCGGACCGGATCAAAGAGACACTGTTCAACATCTTAGGTCCGAAGGTCAGACACGCCCAGGTGCTGGATCTGTTTGCCGGCACCGGGGCCTTAGGCCTGGAGGCGTTAAGCCGGGGGGCGGCCCATACCGTTTTTGTGGACCGGTCTGAGACTGCCTGCGATATTATCCGGCAAAATATTAATCGATGCGGATTCCCGGCACAGGCCACCGTGGTCCGCCAAGATCTGTTTTCTCCCGGGACCCATGCCGCCATTGTCTGCCGACAGTTTGACCTGATTTTTCTGGACCCCCCCTATGACAACGGATATGTGTTAAAAACCCTTGAACAGAAAAACCCGGCTTCTTTTTTGTCTGAAAACGGGATTATCGTTGCCGAACACGCTGCCCATGAAATGCTGCCGTCTTCTTTGAACGGGCTTGACATTTTCCGGCAAAAAAAATACTCAAGAACCACGATTTCATTTTTAACCAGAACGCAGGATATTGCATGA
- the coaD gene encoding pantetheine-phosphate adenylyltransferase: MKKKRLPQNRIAIYPGSFDPLTNGHMDVIQRALEIFDEVIVAILRNPTKKYLFSIEERLEMMQQSFNGNAALKVDAFDGLLVDYARMKHAVAIIRGMRAISDFENEFQMALMNRKLHKDVQSVFLMTGFRWIFTSSSIIKEAAQFGADISDMVPEPVKLKLLEKFPRKEPPGHPQAEKKDSR, from the coding sequence ATGAAAAAAAAACGGCTTCCCCAAAACAGAATCGCCATTTACCCCGGATCATTCGATCCTTTGACCAATGGACATATGGATGTGATCCAGCGGGCCCTGGAAATTTTTGATGAAGTGATTGTGGCCATCCTCAGAAACCCCACCAAAAAATACCTGTTTTCCATTGAAGAGCGCCTGGAAATGATGCAGCAGAGTTTTAACGGCAACGCCGCGTTGAAAGTGGATGCCTTTGACGGGCTGCTGGTGGACTATGCCAGAATGAAACATGCCGTGGCGATCATCCGGGGCATGCGGGCCATCTCTGATTTTGAAAACGAATTCCAGATGGCGCTGATGAACCGAAAGCTGCACAAAGATGTGCAGTCCGTGTTTCTGATGACCGGATTCCGATGGATTTTCACCTCTTCTTCCATCATCAAGGAAGCGGCCCAGTTCGGGGCCGATATTTCCGATATGGTCCCGGAACCCGTCAAACTGAAACTTCTGGAAAAATTCCCCAGGAAAGAACCCCCCGGCCACCCACAGGCCGAAAAAAAGGACTCCCGATAG